The Flavobacterium faecale genome has a segment encoding these proteins:
- a CDS encoding 6-pyruvoyl trahydropterin synthase family protein, giving the protein MKVTISRKAHFNAAHRLYRKDWSFEKNDAIFGKCNNPNYHGHNYELIVSVTGPIDPETGFVVDVKILSDIIKEEVENPFDHKNLNLDVAEFQDLNPTAENIAVVIWNKIKKRINPDFDLEVVLYETPRNFVTYKGE; this is encoded by the coding sequence ATGAAAGTAACCATAAGTAGAAAAGCACATTTTAATGCGGCACATCGTTTGTATCGCAAGGATTGGTCATTTGAGAAAAATGATGCTATATTCGGTAAATGCAATAATCCCAATTATCATGGTCATAACTACGAACTAATTGTGAGTGTTACAGGCCCAATTGATCCAGAAACTGGATTTGTTGTTGATGTCAAAATATTATCTGATATCATTAAGGAAGAAGTCGAAAACCCTTTCGATCATAAAAATCTAAACCTAGATGTAGCCGAATTTCAAGATTTGAATCCAACTGCAGAGAATATTGCGGTTGTAATATGGAATAAAATTAAAAAACGAATCAATCCTGATTTTGATCTAGAAGTAGTTTTGTATGAGACGCCTCGAAATTTTGTAACCTACAAAGGAGAATAA
- a CDS encoding peroxiredoxin, giving the protein MILKVGDKVPAFKAKDANGKVFNSEDKIGKGWVIIYFYPKDNTAICTAQACSFRDAYQDFQDLNAEIIGISSDSVLSHQEFSNTYKLPFILLSDQDNKIKEQFGVSSQFFGLLSNRITFVVDQNGQVQVVYNSVFAKGHINKALQTIKELNSK; this is encoded by the coding sequence ATGATTTTAAAGGTAGGAGACAAAGTTCCGGCTTTTAAAGCTAAAGATGCCAATGGTAAAGTATTTAACAGTGAGGACAAAATTGGAAAAGGGTGGGTAATTATTTATTTTTACCCAAAGGATAATACCGCAATATGTACCGCTCAGGCTTGTAGTTTCAGGGATGCCTACCAAGATTTTCAAGATTTAAATGCCGAGATTATCGGAATAAGTAGTGATAGTGTTCTCTCACATCAAGAATTTTCAAATACCTACAAACTTCCATTTATACTATTGTCTGACCAGGATAATAAAATAAAAGAACAATTTGGTGTGTCATCACAATTTTTTGGTTTACTTTCGAATAGAATAACATTTGTTGTTGATCAAAACGGACAGGTACAAGTGGTGTATAATTCCGTTTTTGCTAAGGGACACATCAACAAAGCACTACAAACCATTAAAGAATTGAATTCTAAATAA
- a CDS encoding type I phosphomannose isomerase catalytic subunit, protein MNLYPLQFEPILKERIWGGEKLKTFLNKPITSSITGESWELSAVKGDVSVVANGELKGKSLTDLIEANPNEILGTAVYTRFGKDFPLLFKYLDANQDLSIQVHPNDALAQERHNSFGKTEMWYIMQADDNARIIVGFKEDSNAKEYVENLENKTLLSILDTVEVKKGDVFFLETGTVHAIGAGLVVAEIQQTSDITYRLYDFDRVDASGNTRELHIDLALDAINYNKVDTYKTYSNTVNESNTVVDCKYFTTNSLPVDGTITVAKTGETFTVYMCIEGTFEIKSNGQKNSYKKGDTVLIPAGLKSYELSGKASLLEIYIS, encoded by the coding sequence ATGAATCTATATCCATTACAATTTGAGCCAATATTAAAAGAACGAATTTGGGGAGGCGAAAAACTGAAAACGTTTTTAAATAAACCAATCACTTCAAGTATAACAGGTGAAAGTTGGGAACTCTCAGCTGTAAAAGGAGACGTAAGTGTTGTTGCCAATGGAGAACTGAAAGGAAAATCATTAACAGATTTAATAGAAGCAAATCCAAATGAAATTCTTGGTACGGCAGTTTACACAAGATTCGGAAAAGATTTTCCTTTGTTGTTTAAATATTTAGATGCTAATCAAGATCTATCAATTCAAGTTCATCCAAATGATGCATTAGCGCAAGAGCGTCATAACTCTTTTGGAAAAACTGAAATGTGGTACATCATGCAAGCGGATGATAATGCTAGAATTATCGTGGGCTTTAAAGAAGACTCAAATGCCAAAGAATATGTTGAAAATTTAGAAAACAAAACACTTTTGTCAATCTTAGATACAGTTGAGGTAAAAAAAGGAGATGTGTTTTTTCTAGAAACAGGTACTGTTCATGCAATAGGCGCTGGATTAGTAGTAGCCGAAATTCAGCAAACATCTGACATTACCTATAGATTATATGATTTCGATAGGGTAGATGCAAGTGGTAATACAAGAGAATTACATATTGACTTAGCGCTAGATGCTATCAACTATAACAAGGTAGATACATACAAAACGTACTCCAATACGGTTAATGAATCCAATACAGTTGTAGATTGTAAATATTTTACAACAAATTCACTTCCAGTCGATGGTACAATTACAGTAGCCAAAACAGGAGAGACCTTTACGGTATATATGTGTATCGAGGGAACGTTTGAAATTAAGTCCAACGGTCAAAAAAACAGTTACAAAAAAGGAGATACAGTTCTTATACCAGCAGGTTTAAAATCGTATGAACTTAGCGGAAAAGCTTCTCTTTTAGAAATTTACATTTCATAG